A genome region from Chryseobacterium sp. G0186 includes the following:
- a CDS encoding DUF4249 domain-containing protein, producing the protein MKNIFLIILSLFLVTSCQKEIDLDLADQSGKIVIEANVTDQAGPYTVRITKTVAFTQMNQYPAVTGAQVVLSDNTGQTEILAYIGDGQYQTSTFVGAAGRTYTLKIQAEGQQYTAQSTMPQPVHFDGLEQDSFKFGDKTSYTLLPIYTDPAVLGNRYLFSFTINDLPKKYIDVFSDNLNNGLPNQRPIMLPNDENDGADHEVVVGDTIHVEMQSIDTNIFTYYSALLELSNGSGVTPSNPPSNINNGALGYFSAHTVSKLSYTIQ; encoded by the coding sequence ATGAAGAATATCTTTTTAATCATATTATCGTTGTTTTTAGTAACCTCATGCCAGAAAGAAATTGATCTGGATCTGGCTGACCAAAGTGGAAAGATTGTTATTGAAGCCAATGTAACCGACCAAGCTGGCCCCTACACAGTAAGAATTACAAAAACTGTGGCATTCACCCAAATGAATCAATATCCTGCTGTAACCGGAGCTCAGGTTGTTTTAAGCGACAATACCGGGCAAACTGAAATCTTAGCCTATATTGGGGATGGTCAATATCAAACGTCAACATTTGTAGGGGCTGCAGGAAGAACCTACACCCTGAAAATACAGGCAGAAGGCCAGCAATATACTGCTCAAAGTACGATGCCGCAACCGGTACATTTTGATGGACTGGAACAGGATTCTTTTAAATTTGGAGACAAGACCAGCTATACGCTGTTACCCATTTACACAGATCCTGCAGTACTAGGTAACCGTTATTTATTCTCTTTTACCATTAATGATTTACCAAAAAAATACATCGATGTATTTTCTGACAATCTGAATAACGGCCTACCCAACCAGCGCCCGATTATGCTTCCCAATGATGAAAATGACGGAGCGGATCATGAAGTGGTGGTAGGAGATACTATTCATGTAGAAATGCAGAGCATTGATACGAATATATTTACCTATTACAGTGCTCTTCTTGAGCTTTCTAACGGTAGCGGAGTAACTCCGTCCAACCCACCAAGCAATATCAATAATGGAGCGTTGGGATATTTCTCAGCCCATACAGTAAGCAAACTATCTTATACAATTCAGTAG
- a CDS encoding sensor histidine kinase, whose translation MIQVIIAIFFYNEFVNEKKLNFIKTQLEESRALGGLTDNSRKDFMDAQDHLQKYMVSQDNKDLQLYFQSLRKLKNNFDKITEYENTSPRLKNSLSQKKLDTLKVTKLKTLIDSVYETSLKPPTKIEDKQYEPEKYKNNFENFNVQTRTYADTIKKKGFMGRLKDAITGKVNVQKESTVVTLTNNKTIDLSNVKSEMNNALKSMDKHYAAEVKKAQLYAIQNQRENMQFYSNFSKLLVYSNGLIDVYENAIKDFKSELEKEYTKQSSDNNKLRRYLVLGLMILMFIVSILIMYFTRVAFVYERKLNAANKEIKNNLNFKNRILGMLSHDLRSPLKIINIFIDKIHRTTEDETIKDYLKSIKFTNSTLLLQSNQILEYTKNQDAEKKLIKSVFNLKDEISSIIKVITPYLETRNNKFAVTDMIPEGIVVYSDNIRINQIFMNILGNANKFTENGQIDLAMTTEPMEDNRISLITTVSDTGVGISESDLKKIFDPYYQGTVSDEVDNLGAGLGLNLCKEIVELFDGEISVSSKLHKGTKITFSLNLNINNNGTTN comes from the coding sequence TTGATACAGGTAATTATCGCTATATTTTTCTACAACGAGTTTGTTAATGAGAAAAAACTGAATTTCATCAAAACTCAACTGGAGGAAAGCAGGGCTTTGGGAGGATTAACAGACAATTCAAGAAAGGATTTCATGGATGCTCAGGATCATCTCCAAAAGTATATGGTGAGCCAGGATAATAAAGACCTGCAGCTTTATTTTCAGTCCCTCAGAAAACTTAAAAATAATTTTGATAAGATCACCGAATACGAGAATACAAGCCCCAGGCTGAAAAATAGTTTATCGCAGAAAAAGTTGGATACCCTTAAGGTTACCAAGCTTAAAACATTAATAGACTCTGTATATGAAACCTCTCTAAAGCCTCCTACAAAGATTGAGGACAAGCAGTATGAGCCGGAAAAGTATAAAAATAACTTTGAGAATTTTAATGTACAGACCAGAACCTATGCAGATACCATTAAGAAGAAGGGCTTCATGGGGCGTTTAAAGGATGCGATAACGGGTAAGGTCAATGTACAGAAAGAAAGTACCGTTGTTACTTTAACGAATAATAAAACGATAGACCTTTCCAATGTGAAGTCTGAAATGAATAATGCATTAAAGTCGATGGATAAGCATTATGCTGCTGAAGTAAAAAAAGCGCAGCTTTATGCCATTCAGAACCAGCGCGAGAATATGCAGTTTTATAGCAACTTCAGTAAATTGCTGGTATACAGCAACGGGCTTATTGATGTTTACGAAAATGCTATTAAGGACTTTAAATCAGAACTTGAAAAGGAATATACTAAGCAAAGCTCAGACAATAATAAGCTCAGAAGATATCTTGTACTGGGATTAATGATCTTAATGTTCATTGTTTCCATCCTGATCATGTATTTTACAAGAGTTGCCTTTGTGTATGAAAGAAAGCTTAATGCTGCCAACAAAGAAATTAAAAACAACCTGAACTTCAAAAACAGGATACTGGGAATGCTGAGCCACGACCTAAGATCACCATTGAAAATCATTAATATCTTTATTGATAAGATCCACAGAACAACGGAGGATGAGACGATCAAGGATTATCTTAAATCAATTAAGTTTACCAACAGTACCTTACTTCTGCAGTCTAACCAAATCCTGGAATACACAAAAAATCAGGATGCGGAAAAGAAACTTATCAAGTCTGTTTTTAATCTTAAGGATGAGATTAGCTCCATTATAAAGGTGATTACTCCTTATTTGGAAACGAGAAATAATAAATTTGCAGTAACAGACATGATTCCTGAGGGTATAGTGGTGTACTCAGATAATATAAGGATCAACCAGATCTTCATGAATATTTTGGGGAATGCCAATAAGTTTACAGAAAACGGACAGATCGACCTTGCCATGACCACTGAACCTATGGAGGATAACAGGATTTCATTGATTACAACCGTAAGCGATACAGGAGTGGGGATCTCGGAATCTGATCTTAAAAAGATCTTTGACCCTTATTATCAGGGAACCGTATCTGATGAGGTTGATAACCTTGGTGCGGGATTAGGGCTTAACCTGTGCAAGGAAATTGTAGAACTTTTTGATGGAGAAATATCCGTCTCCAGTAAATTGCATAAAGGAACAAAAATAACATTCAGTCTCAATTTAAATATTAATAATAATGGAACTACCAATTGA
- a CDS encoding helix-turn-helix transcriptional regulator, with protein sequence MTLRLYDDTIGTLLMERSYPNTYYVNDGDITECITRLVPPYGDGFYHEICFENVHISFGNISLPHKLQLYFESDFDTVEMHFALKGKSMATSENFQKTVQFDSYQHNIIYAHHMQGKMEFFGPDFHVLEINLAPAFFKKFLPEHSKLFETFRTAIEKEHSSLINPDHNRISLEMYQILNDIMNCDRKGIFKRIYLEAKVSELLLLQLEQLFHDPSSTLSLPKKDEEKIYAVRDYIVNNLDASCSLNDLAHLVGTNEFTLKKGFKELFGTTVFGFWNDTKMEIAKKMLLDTHLNISEISDVIGYKNPRHFSAAFKRKYNILPSKIGNK encoded by the coding sequence ATGACACTGCGACTATATGATGACACGATCGGGACATTGCTTATGGAGAGAAGCTATCCCAATACCTACTATGTAAACGACGGAGATATTACGGAATGTATCACCCGACTTGTTCCGCCTTATGGAGACGGATTTTATCATGAAATATGTTTTGAAAATGTTCACATCAGCTTCGGAAACATTTCCCTACCCCATAAGCTCCAGCTCTATTTTGAGAGTGATTTTGATACGGTGGAAATGCATTTTGCCCTTAAGGGAAAAAGCATGGCTACCTCAGAAAACTTTCAGAAAACCGTACAATTTGACAGTTACCAGCATAACATTATCTATGCTCATCATATGCAGGGAAAAATGGAGTTTTTCGGTCCGGATTTTCATGTTCTGGAAATCAATCTGGCTCCTGCATTCTTCAAAAAATTTCTTCCTGAGCACTCAAAGCTTTTTGAAACTTTTAGAACAGCTATTGAAAAAGAACATTCGTCCCTTATCAATCCGGATCACAACCGGATCAGCCTTGAAATGTATCAGATTCTGAACGACATTATGAATTGTGACAGAAAGGGAATCTTCAAACGGATCTATCTTGAGGCTAAAGTAAGTGAACTCCTTCTGCTTCAGCTGGAACAGCTTTTTCATGATCCCTCTTCCACATTGTCACTTCCTAAAAAAGATGAGGAAAAAATCTATGCGGTAAGAGATTACATCGTCAATAATCTGGATGCAAGCTGCTCCCTGAATGATCTTGCCCATCTGGTGGGAACTAATGAGTTTACTTTAAAAAAAGGGTTTAAGGAACTTTTTGGAACCACTGTTTTCGGATTCTGGAATGATACAAAGATGGAAATAGCCAAAAAGATGCTTCTTGATACTCATCTCAATATCAGTGAGATTTCAGATGTTATTGGTTATAAAAATCCAAGGCATTTTTCAGCTGCTTTTAAAAGAAAATATAACATTCTTCCCAGTAAAATCGGGAACAAATAA
- a CDS encoding ABC transporter ATP-binding protein produces MKESKKRKNGIARLLEIAGRRKMLLFLSGFLSVIHAFLSLVPYILVFYIIRELTKETVNFSLARQYIIYAVMAAVVSMIVFFISGILSHIAAYNILFELRRFIVDKVGKLPMGYLNNRNSGALKKILSDDVERIENFIAHQIPDFVKGVALPVVTIIFLFWQDWRLALISFVPLVILGIWIPVMFGGKKSKVLMKNYHQSLEDMNAGIVEYVRAMPVMKIFGQSAETFDKYGNTVKRFNGFVNDWVKSSTPAFAVFMSFISNAMLPVLALGMYLYFQNGITLATLLLFLILGTGYIKPLFVLSNMGIQISVINRGVEQIDELLYHENLKENHEDHEPKDLSIAFGNVSFAYDENNLVLENVDFIIREKSITALVGPSGAGKSTVGQLLARFWDTSKGNIKIGGINIKEYPQEQLMQMVSFVFQDSFMFQDSMFENIRMGMDKTREEVEEAAKAAQIHDLIMGLPDGYNTRFGQSGVHLSGGEQQRFQLARAILKNAPILILDEATAFSDPENEYKIQQAFSQLIKDKTVLIIAHRLSTITDADKIMIFDKGSLVSEGRHENLLEECKIYERMWNAHIRAKEFVM; encoded by the coding sequence ATGAAAGAATCTAAGAAAAGAAAAAACGGTATTGCAAGATTGCTGGAGATTGCCGGAAGAAGAAAGATGCTGCTGTTTCTTTCCGGTTTTTTATCTGTTATCCATGCGTTTCTGAGCCTGGTTCCTTATATACTGGTGTTTTATATTATCAGGGAACTGACCAAAGAGACTGTAAACTTCAGCTTGGCCCGTCAGTATATTATCTATGCTGTAATGGCAGCAGTGGTAAGTATGATTGTGTTCTTCATCTCCGGGATTTTGTCTCATATTGCAGCGTATAACATCTTATTTGAATTAAGACGATTTATTGTAGATAAAGTAGGGAAGCTTCCCATGGGATATCTGAATAACAGAAATTCAGGTGCATTGAAAAAGATTTTGTCCGATGATGTGGAGAGAATTGAAAACTTTATTGCCCATCAGATCCCGGATTTTGTGAAAGGAGTAGCGCTACCTGTTGTAACGATTATCTTTCTTTTCTGGCAGGATTGGCGACTGGCTCTGATCAGCTTTGTTCCATTGGTTATTCTCGGAATCTGGATTCCTGTAATGTTTGGAGGAAAAAAATCCAAAGTACTGATGAAAAACTACCATCAATCTCTGGAGGACATGAATGCGGGAATTGTAGAATATGTACGGGCAATGCCGGTCATGAAGATATTCGGGCAGTCGGCAGAAACTTTTGATAAATACGGCAATACGGTGAAGCGTTTCAATGGCTTTGTAAACGATTGGGTGAAATCCAGTACGCCTGCATTCGCTGTATTCATGAGCTTTATCAGTAATGCGATGCTTCCTGTATTGGCATTGGGAATGTATCTGTACTTTCAGAATGGCATTACACTGGCCACTTTGCTACTGTTTCTGATTTTGGGAACGGGGTATATCAAACCTCTTTTTGTACTGAGTAATATGGGAATACAGATTTCAGTAATTAACCGAGGGGTGGAGCAGATTGACGAGCTTCTGTATCATGAAAATTTAAAAGAAAACCATGAAGATCATGAGCCTAAAGACCTTAGCATTGCATTTGGAAATGTAAGCTTTGCGTATGATGAGAATAATCTTGTATTGGAAAATGTTGATTTTATCATCAGAGAAAAATCCATTACAGCACTGGTAGGTCCATCAGGAGCGGGTAAAAGTACGGTAGGACAGCTTTTAGCCCGCTTCTGGGACACCAGTAAAGGAAATATCAAAATTGGTGGAATCAATATCAAAGAATATCCGCAAGAACAGTTGATGCAGATGGTTTCTTTTGTATTCCAGGATAGTTTTATGTTTCAGGACAGCATGTTTGAAAATATAAGAATGGGGATGGATAAAACCAGGGAAGAGGTAGAGGAAGCAGCCAAGGCAGCACAGATCCATGACCTGATTATGGGACTTCCGGATGGGTACAACACAAGATTCGGGCAATCCGGAGTACACCTGAGTGGAGGAGAGCAACAACGTTTCCAGTTGGCAAGGGCAATCCTTAAAAATGCTCCCATTCTGATTCTGGATGAAGCCACCGCATTTTCCGATCCCGAAAATGAATATAAAATACAGCAGGCATTCAGCCAACTGATCAAGGATAAAACAGTCCTGATCATTGCCCATAGATTAAGCACCATTACCGATGCTGATAAGATTATGATTTTTGATAAAGGAAGTCTTGTTTCAGAAGGAAGGCATGAGAATCTTCTGGAAGAATGCAAAATCTATGAGAGAATGTGGAATGCTCATATCAGAGCTAAAGAATTTGTAATGTAA
- a CDS encoding TonB-dependent receptor → MQTSFFKIAAASAALCISSWAMAQQKYQVSGTVKDQKNGELLIGVNVKVAEDPTINVVANEYGFYSLSLPEGNYKIIISYPGYKDFEQEITVNQNVKLDLPLSQQEQAAKTIDEVVITGIKKDKNLTSAQMGTETLSIKNIEKLPVLFGEKDVMKTIQLLPGIKSNGEGSSGFSVRGGATDQNLILLDEAPVYNSSHLLGFFSTFNSDALKDASIIKGNSPAQYGGRLSSVMDVKMKDGNNKDYNINGGIGLISSRLSVEGPIQKEKSSFIVSGRRTYADLFLKTSNDYKDNKLYFYDLNLKANYQINENNRLYLSGYFGRDVLGLGNTFSTDWGNTTATLRWNSIINSKLFSNTSFIYSNYDYKISLTSNDNTFGLNSKIQDWNLKQDFTWFAGNKHSVRFGLQSIYHTITPSSASGTSVSSFPRNPRKSWENALYINDDFKATEKLTINYGARLSMFSVLGGDTFNTYNQGVLTNIEYLEKGKVGKTYVNIEPRITANYRINEVSSVKGGYSRNTQNLHLLSNSNSGNPTDQWIGSSYTVKPEIADQVSLGYSRNFNNNNYELNAEIYYKSMLNQIDFKNGAQITFDTAADVESELLFGKGRAYGLELIAKKKSGKLTGWISYTLSKTERKINGINDNEWYNARMDKTHDLSIVATYQLNPKWSFSGLFLYSTGNAVTFPTGKYQLNGQTVFQYSNRNADRMPAYHRMDISATYEPESNKRFRGSWSFGIYNLYGRENAYTITFEDNPNNPGTTRTMQTSLFRWVPNITYNFKF, encoded by the coding sequence ATGCAAACATCTTTTTTTAAAATTGCTGCTGCTTCAGCCGCACTCTGTATCAGCAGTTGGGCTATGGCGCAACAAAAATATCAGGTAAGCGGAACCGTGAAAGATCAAAAAAACGGTGAACTTCTGATCGGAGTTAATGTAAAGGTAGCAGAGGATCCCACCATTAATGTGGTTGCTAATGAGTATGGTTTCTATTCTTTATCCTTACCTGAGGGAAATTATAAGATCATCATCTCTTACCCCGGTTATAAGGATTTTGAACAGGAAATCACCGTAAACCAGAACGTAAAGCTGGATCTTCCTCTCAGTCAACAGGAACAGGCTGCAAAAACCATTGATGAGGTTGTTATCACAGGAATTAAAAAGGATAAGAACTTAACATCGGCCCAGATGGGAACGGAAACGTTAAGCATTAAAAATATAGAAAAGCTTCCGGTTTTATTTGGAGAAAAGGATGTGATGAAGACTATCCAGCTTCTTCCCGGTATTAAGAGTAATGGTGAGGGAAGCAGTGGATTCAGTGTGCGAGGTGGTGCTACGGATCAAAACCTGATCCTTCTGGATGAAGCTCCTGTGTACAATTCTTCTCACTTGCTTGGTTTTTTCAGTACATTCAACAGTGATGCCCTGAAAGATGCCAGTATCATCAAGGGAAACAGTCCGGCTCAATACGGAGGACGTCTTTCTTCGGTAATGGATGTTAAGATGAAAGATGGAAACAACAAGGATTATAACATCAATGGTGGTATCGGACTGATCAGCAGCAGGCTGAGTGTGGAAGGGCCTATTCAAAAGGAAAAATCCTCATTCATTGTTTCAGGAAGAAGAACCTACGCGGATTTGTTTCTTAAAACCTCTAATGATTATAAAGACAATAAATTATACTTTTACGACCTGAACCTGAAAGCCAATTATCAGATCAATGAAAACAACCGTCTTTACCTGTCCGGATATTTCGGAAGGGATGTGTTAGGATTAGGAAATACATTCTCTACGGATTGGGGAAATACTACGGCTACTTTGAGATGGAACAGTATTATCAACAGTAAATTATTTTCCAATACCTCATTCATCTACAGCAATTATGATTATAAAATCAGCCTGACGAGCAATGACAATACTTTTGGCTTGAATTCCAAGATACAGGACTGGAATCTTAAACAGGATTTCACCTGGTTTGCAGGCAATAAGCATTCGGTTCGTTTTGGACTTCAGTCTATTTATCATACGATTACGCCAAGCAGTGCTTCTGGAACAAGTGTGAGCAGTTTCCCTAGAAATCCAAGAAAATCATGGGAAAATGCGCTGTATATTAATGATGATTTTAAGGCTACAGAAAAACTAACCATTAATTACGGTGCAAGGCTTTCTATGTTCAGCGTTTTAGGAGGTGATACTTTTAATACTTATAATCAAGGAGTTCTTACCAATATTGAATATCTTGAAAAAGGAAAAGTTGGAAAAACTTATGTCAATATTGAGCCTAGAATTACCGCTAATTATCGTATCAATGAAGTGAGCAGTGTGAAAGGAGGATATTCCCGAAACACTCAGAATCTCCACCTTTTAAGCAACTCCAACAGTGGAAATCCTACTGATCAGTGGATTGGAAGCAGCTATACGGTGAAACCAGAAATTGCAGATCAAGTGAGTTTAGGATACAGCCGAAACTTTAACAATAACAATTATGAGCTGAATGCAGAGATCTATTATAAATCTATGCTCAATCAGATTGATTTTAAAAACGGAGCTCAAATCACGTTTGATACTGCTGCGGATGTAGAAAGTGAGTTGTTATTTGGAAAAGGAAGAGCCTATGGACTTGAACTTATCGCCAAAAAGAAAAGCGGAAAGCTGACGGGATGGATCTCCTATACCCTATCTAAAACGGAAAGAAAAATAAACGGAATCAATGATAATGAATGGTACAATGCCAGAATGGACAAAACGCATGATCTTTCCATAGTGGCAACTTATCAGCTCAATCCCAAATGGTCATTCTCAGGGTTATTTCTTTACAGTACAGGAAATGCCGTTACGTTCCCTACCGGAAAGTATCAGCTGAACGGGCAAACCGTATTCCAGTACAGCAACAGAAATGCTGACAGAATGCCTGCTTATCACAGAATGGATATAAGTGCAACCTATGAACCGGAATCTAATAAACGTTTCCGTGGGTCTTGGTCGTTTGGAATTTACAATCTATATGGTCGTGAAAATGCCTACACCATTACTTTTGAAGACAACCCGAATAACCCGGGAACCACCCGCACCATGCAGACGTCTCTATTCCGTTGGGTACCTAACATCACTTACAATTTCAAATTTTAA
- a CDS encoding VOC family protein, translated as MKLASLRIITKDIKQTVQFYEKAMELTAQWFTEDFAELKTSSITIAVGSTRTMKMFGGEHLIEPKGSTGTIIEFLVSDVDEEYEKIKTLTHHIVQEPTTMPWGNRSLLFCDPNGNLINFFTPVSAEAIQKFS; from the coding sequence ATGAAATTAGCATCCCTAAGAATTATTACGAAAGACATCAAGCAGACTGTTCAGTTTTATGAAAAAGCAATGGAATTAACGGCCCAATGGTTTACGGAAGATTTTGCAGAGCTTAAGACGAGCAGTATAACAATCGCAGTCGGAAGCACCCGTACCATGAAAATGTTTGGCGGTGAGCATCTCATAGAACCAAAAGGCAGCACAGGCACTATCATAGAATTTTTAGTTTCTGATGTAGATGAGGAATACGAAAAGATAAAGACCTTGACCCATCATATTGTACAGGAACCCACCACCATGCCTTGGGGCAACCGCTCGCTTCTGTTCTGCGATCCTAATGGAAATTTAATTAACTTTTTTACTCCGGTAAGCGCTGAGGCCATTCAAAAATTCAGTTAA
- a CDS encoding response regulator transcription factor, which translates to MELPIENREITFLLADDHSIVRQGMEIVINDIAPNAKIYHTSSLQQAVELVESKGIELAIIDAHFPEGNSLHILPQLKSANPDIKILIFTGLEEDLYALKFIKAGANGYLSKLSEEDEVRNAVLSFIQKGEYFSEISRNLLVQFVYNPDLISPLSRLTKRELQIAELYADGYGNLEIANNLNIKQNTVSTIKKNIFEKLKIENLVELINLIKTHHKI; encoded by the coding sequence ATGGAACTACCAATTGAAAACAGAGAGATCACATTCCTTTTAGCGGATGATCACAGTATTGTACGACAGGGAATGGAGATTGTGATCAATGATATTGCTCCAAATGCTAAAATTTATCATACTTCATCCTTACAACAGGCTGTGGAGTTGGTAGAATCAAAAGGAATAGAATTGGCTATTATAGACGCTCATTTTCCGGAAGGAAATAGTCTGCATATTTTACCCCAGTTGAAAAGTGCAAATCCGGATATTAAAATTTTGATTTTTACAGGACTTGAAGAGGATCTGTACGCGCTTAAATTTATAAAAGCTGGAGCCAATGGTTATCTGAGTAAACTGAGTGAAGAAGATGAGGTGAGGAATGCTGTTCTAAGTTTTATCCAGAAAGGAGAATATTTTTCCGAGATTTCCCGAAATTTATTGGTTCAGTTTGTTTATAATCCTGATTTAATAAGCCCGCTTAGCCGCTTAACCAAAAGAGAATTGCAGATTGCAGAATTATACGCTGATGGATATGGAAATCTTGAAATTGCGAATAATTTAAATATAAAGCAAAATACGGTGAGTACTATCAAAAAAAATATCTTTGAAAAGCTTAAAATCGAAAATCTCGTTGAGTTGATTAACCTTATCAAAACCCATCATAAGATATAG
- a CDS encoding DUF6796 family protein gives MYQFFKDTGKWYAIFVYWVLLAGAVLSPLGHAGFFYVGEIYKAVYHTDPISHPYLLETGRGFMKMLNIAWGAAIGVLAIGWISFAVCILLNKTLLPRWMALLTPFVLTLFIIPLKNILPLPYSGWVDGAIFNIAYLIFFSSLLLLFRQKQVKEYILLKRALS, from the coding sequence GTGTATCAGTTTTTTAAAGATACCGGGAAGTGGTATGCCATTTTTGTCTATTGGGTATTATTAGCAGGAGCGGTTTTATCCCCTTTAGGTCATGCCGGATTCTTTTATGTTGGAGAGATCTACAAGGCTGTTTATCACACAGATCCCATTTCTCATCCTTATCTTTTAGAAACAGGAAGAGGTTTTATGAAAATGCTGAATATTGCTTGGGGAGCAGCCATTGGTGTTTTGGCGATCGGGTGGATTTCATTTGCAGTATGTATACTTTTAAATAAAACTCTGCTTCCGCGATGGATGGCTTTATTGACCCCATTTGTCCTGACGCTGTTTATCATTCCTCTAAAAAATATTTTACCACTTCCTTACTCAGGATGGGTGGATGGAGCGATATTCAATATTGCCTATCTGATATTCTTCAGTTCATTGCTGCTCCTGTTCAGACAAAAACAGGTGAAAGAATACATTCTTCTTAAAAGAGCTTTATCATGA
- a CDS encoding siderophore-interacting protein: MKNFKAIQAELKVSRKEYITPHYIRIFLTGEQVSLIANTTVGVNNKILIPPKGFKQIHFPEFDYDAMIWKPQPEETRPSIRTYTHRGIDLEKNEIWIDFVAHGDEGPASAWALECKEGDLLGVLMKDGKTELYGKAENYLLVADATGIPVLATILEDLPNTAKGTCIIEVHGKEDKQHLETLADIHFIWLYNEHPQQGSQLAEIVKQQILPETSRSGYVAAEFSSVKEIRSYLRKEKHWKQEELYAYSYWKSGVAEDKSAGERHKENAESKVE, from the coding sequence ATGAAAAATTTTAAAGCCATACAGGCAGAACTTAAAGTAAGCAGAAAAGAATATATCACTCCACATTATATCAGAATCTTTTTAACGGGAGAACAGGTCTCCTTAATAGCAAATACAACAGTGGGAGTAAACAATAAAATCCTGATCCCGCCTAAAGGATTTAAGCAGATTCATTTTCCGGAATTTGATTATGATGCAATGATTTGGAAGCCCCAACCTGAAGAAACCCGCCCAAGTATAAGAACATATACCCACAGGGGAATTGATCTTGAGAAAAACGAGATCTGGATTGATTTTGTAGCCCATGGAGATGAGGGGCCGGCTTCTGCCTGGGCATTGGAATGCAAAGAAGGAGATTTGTTGGGAGTATTGATGAAAGATGGTAAAACAGAACTTTATGGAAAGGCTGAAAATTATCTGCTGGTAGCAGATGCAACAGGAATTCCTGTATTGGCCACAATTCTGGAAGATCTACCCAACACAGCGAAAGGAACCTGTATTATTGAAGTACATGGAAAAGAAGATAAGCAGCACTTAGAAACCCTTGCAGATATCCATTTTATCTGGTTGTACAATGAACATCCCCAGCAGGGAAGCCAATTGGCTGAAATCGTAAAACAGCAAATACTGCCGGAAACCTCCCGTTCAGGCTATGTAGCTGCAGAATTTTCATCTGTGAAAGAAATCAGAAGCTATCTCAGAAAAGAAAAGCACTGGAAGCAGGAAGAACTCTATGCGTATTCCTATTGGAAATCGGGGGTTGCTGAAGATAAATCAGCAGGAGAAAGACATAAAGAAAATGCAGAAAGTAAAGTAGAATAA